One window of Arthrobacter oryzae genomic DNA carries:
- a CDS encoding PadR family transcriptional regulator, with translation MSIRHSLLALLQDKPRYGYELRVEFEDRTGSAWPLNIGQVYTTLDRLERDGFVRNDGGDGEGHVVYSITDSGRSEVTGWFGAPVGRSNPPRNELAIKLALAVTIPGVDVGAVIQAQRVASVKALQDYTKSRRDASASQRRADVAWLLVLDSLIFQTEAEVRWLDLCEARMAQLTAQSTPG, from the coding sequence ATGTCCATTCGTCATAGTCTCCTCGCCCTGCTCCAGGACAAACCCCGTTACGGGTACGAGTTGAGGGTCGAGTTCGAGGACCGCACCGGCTCGGCCTGGCCGCTGAACATCGGCCAGGTCTATACGACCCTGGACCGGCTGGAGCGGGACGGATTCGTCAGGAACGACGGCGGCGATGGCGAAGGCCACGTCGTTTACAGCATCACAGACTCCGGCCGGAGCGAAGTCACGGGCTGGTTCGGGGCTCCGGTGGGCCGCAGCAATCCTCCCCGGAACGAACTCGCCATCAAGCTCGCCCTCGCCGTGACCATTCCCGGCGTCGATGTCGGAGCCGTCATCCAGGCCCAGCGAGTCGCATCAGTGAAGGCGCTGCAGGACTACACCAAGTCGCGCCGCGATGCTTCCGCCAGCCAGCGCCGGGCGGATGTCGCTTGGCTGCTTGTGCTTGACTCGCTGATCTTCCAGACGGAAGCGGAGGTCCGGTGGCTGGACCTCTGCGAAGCCCGCATGGCGCAGCTGACGGCGCAGTCCACCCCTGGCTGA
- a CDS encoding carbon starvation CstA family protein — protein MGKMPDGKARTAISEDALKPDPNLPPTSVDEAVLEAEERKWTPAKIAIWAAISLLGGVSWFMLAIIRGETVNAIWFVFASVCTYLIGYRFYSKVIERYITRPNDRRATPAEYKADGKDYVRTDRNVLFGHHFAAIAGAGPLVGPVIAAQMGYLPGTIWIIIGVVLAGAVQDYLVLFFSMRRGGRSLGQMAREELGVIGGTAALIATLLIMVIIVAILALVVVNALGESPWGVFSVGMTIPIALFMGVYLRFLRPGKVMEVSLIGFVLLMAAIIGGGIVAETEWGAAFFTLDKVTIAWGLIVYGFIAAILPVWLLLAPRDYLSTFMKIGVIVMLALAIIVVRPEITVPAFSEFASRENGPVFPGALFPFLFVTIACGALSGFHALISSGTTPKLIEKERQTRLIGYGGMLMESFVAIMALVAAISIDRGLYFAMNSPAALTGGTVETAATWVNSLGLAGVNITPDLLAETARNVGEESIVSRTGGAPTLAVGLAHIMQQFIGGTAMMAFWYHFAIMFEALFILTAVDAGTRVARFMLQDSIGNFIPKFKEHSWRPGAWLCTAIMVGAWGAVLLMGVTDPLGGINTLFPLFGIANQLLAAIALSVCLAIAARRASFKYLWIVALPLTFAAVVTITASFHKIFSPVPAVGYFANNAAFSKALADGKTEFGTAKTVAAMEAVVRNTMIQGWLSVIFVVLSIIVIITALVATMKAFRNARDGVAHTDHEDRAVPSRAYAPSGFIPTPAERELMAEWDKLPADLRLEKSAHH, from the coding sequence ATGGGCAAAATGCCGGATGGCAAGGCACGGACTGCAATATCGGAGGACGCGCTGAAGCCTGATCCAAACCTTCCGCCAACATCGGTGGACGAGGCGGTGCTGGAGGCCGAGGAACGCAAATGGACGCCTGCGAAGATCGCCATCTGGGCAGCAATCTCGCTGCTGGGCGGCGTGTCCTGGTTCATGCTGGCCATCATCCGAGGCGAAACGGTCAACGCGATCTGGTTCGTCTTCGCCTCCGTCTGCACGTACCTGATCGGCTACCGCTTCTACTCCAAGGTGATCGAACGCTACATCACCAGGCCGAACGACCGCCGTGCCACTCCTGCCGAATACAAGGCGGACGGCAAGGACTACGTCCGGACTGACCGCAACGTACTATTCGGCCACCACTTCGCCGCCATCGCAGGCGCCGGCCCGCTGGTTGGCCCCGTCATTGCGGCCCAGATGGGCTACCTGCCCGGCACCATCTGGATCATTATCGGCGTCGTACTGGCCGGAGCGGTACAGGACTACCTGGTCCTGTTCTTCTCCATGCGCCGCGGCGGCCGCTCGCTGGGCCAGATGGCGCGTGAGGAACTCGGCGTGATCGGCGGCACCGCCGCCCTGATCGCCACCCTGCTGATCATGGTGATCATCGTGGCCATCCTCGCCCTCGTCGTCGTGAATGCCCTGGGCGAGAGCCCGTGGGGTGTCTTCTCGGTGGGCATGACCATCCCCATCGCCCTCTTCATGGGTGTCTACCTGCGCTTCCTGCGGCCCGGCAAGGTCATGGAAGTTTCGCTGATCGGCTTCGTGCTGCTCATGGCCGCCATCATCGGCGGCGGCATCGTGGCGGAAACCGAGTGGGGCGCCGCGTTCTTCACCCTGGACAAGGTGACCATCGCCTGGGGCCTCATTGTTTACGGATTCATCGCCGCAATCCTTCCCGTCTGGCTCCTGCTGGCGCCCCGGGACTACCTCTCCACGTTCATGAAGATCGGCGTGATCGTCATGCTCGCGCTGGCCATCATTGTGGTCCGACCCGAAATCACAGTGCCCGCCTTCAGCGAATTCGCGAGCCGGGAGAACGGTCCGGTCTTCCCCGGAGCCCTCTTCCCGTTCCTGTTCGTCACCATAGCCTGCGGCGCATTGTCCGGATTCCACGCCCTGATTTCCTCCGGCACCACCCCGAAGCTGATCGAAAAGGAACGCCAGACCCGCCTGATCGGCTACGGCGGCATGCTGATGGAGTCCTTCGTGGCCATCATGGCCCTCGTCGCAGCCATCTCCATCGACCGCGGCCTGTACTTCGCCATGAACTCCCCGGCCGCCCTGACCGGCGGCACGGTGGAAACTGCCGCCACCTGGGTCAACAGCCTGGGCCTTGCCGGGGTGAACATCACTCCGGACCTTCTGGCGGAGACTGCCAGGAACGTGGGCGAGGAAAGCATCGTGTCCCGCACCGGCGGCGCACCCACGCTGGCCGTGGGCCTGGCCCACATCATGCAGCAGTTCATCGGCGGCACGGCCATGATGGCGTTCTGGTACCACTTCGCCATCATGTTCGAAGCGCTGTTCATCCTGACCGCCGTTGACGCCGGCACCCGCGTGGCCCGCTTTATGCTGCAGGACTCCATCGGCAACTTCATCCCGAAGTTCAAGGAGCACTCCTGGCGGCCGGGAGCCTGGCTTTGCACGGCCATCATGGTGGGCGCCTGGGGTGCGGTGCTCCTGATGGGTGTCACTGACCCGTTGGGTGGCATCAACACGCTGTTCCCGCTGTTCGGTATCGCCAACCAGCTGCTCGCGGCCATTGCACTGTCGGTCTGCCTGGCCATCGCGGCCCGCCGGGCGTCGTTCAAGTACCTGTGGATTGTGGCCCTTCCGCTGACCTTCGCGGCCGTCGTGACCATCACCGCCAGCTTCCACAAGATCTTCTCGCCGGTTCCGGCCGTGGGTTACTTCGCCAACAACGCGGCGTTCTCCAAGGCCCTGGCTGACGGGAAGACGGAATTTGGCACGGCCAAGACGGTTGCTGCCATGGAGGCCGTGGTCCGCAACACCATGATCCAGGGCTGGCTGTCGGTGATCTTCGTGGTGCTGAGCATCATTGTCATCATCACGGCCTTGGTGGCCACGATGAAGGCGTTCCGCAACGCGCGGGACGGCGTGGCCCACACCGACCACGAGGACCGGGCTGTGCCATCCCGGGCCTACGCGCCGTCGGGGTTCATCCCCACTCCCGCTGAACGCGAACTCATGGCCGAGTGGGACAAACTTCCCGCCGACCTGCGGCTCGAAAAGTCAGCACACCACTGA
- a CDS encoding YbdD/YjiX family protein, with protein MNAILEGFRGFARYFGGVMGADAYAKYLEHHAASGHGHAPMTEREFWRDHTDRQDSNPQGRCC; from the coding sequence ATGAACGCGATACTCGAAGGCTTCCGTGGCTTTGCCCGGTACTTCGGCGGAGTCATGGGTGCGGACGCATATGCGAAGTACCTGGAGCACCATGCGGCTTCAGGACACGGGCACGCTCCCATGACCGAACGCGAGTTCTGGCGGGACCACACGGACCGGCAGGACAGCAATCCCCAGGGACGCTGCTGCTGA
- a CDS encoding bacterial proteasome activator family protein, which translates to MSDPNDTQPAVEDPVEGTTLDNAAPSGPAFNPQAAARQKGSNLQDLVDEPAKVMRIGTMIKQLLDEVKSAPLDEAARGRLAAIHERSIKELEDGLAPELVQELERISLPFPEQATPSEAELRIAQAQLVGWLEGLFHGIQTAIAAQHAAREHAAAQRQLRQLPPGTVIAPGVVIGEDGEPQRARAPHPGAEKPGTPEDPDHGPGQYL; encoded by the coding sequence ATGAGCGATCCGAACGACACTCAGCCTGCTGTTGAGGACCCCGTAGAGGGCACCACCCTGGACAATGCGGCACCTTCCGGCCCGGCATTTAATCCCCAAGCCGCAGCCCGGCAGAAGGGGAGCAACCTCCAGGACCTGGTGGATGAGCCCGCCAAGGTGATGCGGATCGGCACCATGATCAAGCAACTGCTGGATGAAGTGAAATCGGCACCCCTGGACGAAGCCGCGCGCGGGCGCCTGGCAGCAATCCACGAACGCTCCATCAAGGAACTCGAGGACGGGCTGGCGCCCGAACTCGTCCAAGAGCTGGAACGGATCAGCCTGCCCTTTCCGGAACAGGCCACGCCTTCGGAGGCCGAACTGCGCATTGCCCAGGCCCAGCTGGTGGGCTGGCTGGAAGGGCTGTTCCACGGCATCCAGACCGCCATCGCCGCCCAGCACGCTGCCCGCGAACACGCCGCCGCGCAGAGGCAGCTGCGCCAGCTGCCGCCGGGGACGGTGATTGCGCCGGGTGTCGTAATTGGTGAGGACGGCGAGCCGCAGCGTGCCCGGGCACCGCATCCCGGCGCAGAGAAGCCGGGCACACCGGAAGATCCGGACCACGGTCCCGGCCAGTACCTCTAG
- a CDS encoding aldo/keto reductase, with translation MTFSPELTFNDGNTIPQLGYGVWQVEDDVAEKVVVQAFEAGFRHIDTAKIYGNEAGVGRAIERSGLKPEDIFITTKLWNADQGYESTLAAFEASMERLGLETLDLYLIHWQQPKQDKYVDTWKALIELQKRGRVKSIGVSNFTTEGLQRIIDETGVVPAINQVELHPFFNQAKLREFNASKGILTQAWSPLGQGGELLEHPAIADIAAKHGATPAQVVIAWHLAIGNVVIPKSVTESRIRENFAALDVTLDEADIQAINGLDRTAEGAGRIGPDPAVSDFA, from the coding sequence ATGACTTTTTCTCCTGAACTGACTTTCAACGACGGCAACACCATTCCCCAGCTCGGCTACGGAGTGTGGCAGGTTGAGGACGACGTAGCGGAAAAGGTAGTGGTCCAGGCCTTCGAGGCCGGATTCCGCCACATCGACACCGCCAAGATCTACGGCAATGAAGCGGGCGTGGGCCGCGCCATCGAGCGCTCCGGGCTGAAGCCCGAGGACATCTTCATCACCACCAAGCTGTGGAACGCAGACCAGGGGTACGAGTCGACCCTCGCCGCCTTCGAGGCGTCCATGGAGCGGCTGGGCCTGGAAACCCTCGACCTGTACCTCATCCACTGGCAGCAGCCGAAGCAGGATAAGTACGTGGACACCTGGAAGGCGCTGATCGAGCTGCAGAAGCGGGGCCGGGTCAAGTCCATCGGTGTCTCCAACTTCACCACCGAGGGACTGCAGCGGATCATTGACGAGACCGGTGTTGTGCCGGCCATCAACCAGGTCGAACTGCACCCGTTCTTCAACCAGGCCAAACTGCGCGAATTCAACGCCTCCAAGGGCATCCTCACCCAGGCATGGTCCCCGCTGGGCCAGGGCGGGGAGCTCCTGGAGCACCCGGCCATCGCAGACATTGCAGCCAAGCACGGCGCCACACCCGCGCAGGTGGTCATTGCCTGGCACCTTGCCATCGGGAACGTGGTGATTCCGAAGTCAGTTACGGAGTCCAGGATCCGCGAGAACTTCGCGGCATTGGACGTCACCTTGGACGAAGCCGACATCCAGGCCATCAACGGGCTGGACCGGACTGCTGAAGGAGCCGGCCGCATCGGACCGGACCCGGCCGTTTCCGACTTCGCATAA
- a CDS encoding cation-translocating P-type ATPase, with amino-acid sequence MTNTPRHAAFLDARSWHLRDAAEAVAAYAVDPLTGLDPDEAARRLRTDGPNELASVPPTPWWRRILSQFQDPLIYLLLAAIAISVVAWAVEGAEGVPVDAVVISAVVLFNAVLGFVQENKAETAVAALQVMTAANSTVLRGGELKMVPSAGLVRGDILVLGEGDAVGADARLLTATSLRVSEASLTGESEPVFKDPGTLAGNVPLGDRLNMVFKGTAVAQGVGRAVVTGTAMDTEVGAIAGMLERTVAEPTPLQKEISGVSRLLGTTVIVIAVVVMVTVVAVNGVTSISDLVTVLLLGVSLAVAAVPEGLPAILSVVLALGVQRMARRNAVVKQLHSVETLGSATVIASDKTGTLTRNQMTVGRIVTASGEMELTGVGYRPEGRARQAGREDIDPAVLFEAGLVLAGGTFANNAQLTEHDGEWEIQGDPTEAAFLVAARKLEGVTERVGEYERHGEVPFTSERKLMSAVAHHKELGTVSLVTKGAPDVLLGRCTGLQVGESVVPLDGVRREQALAAVDALSAQAFRTLGVAYRRYGDEDRHELEVLDEADESTLVYLGVVGIIDPPRAEAAAAVAAAQHAGIRVLMITGDHPLSAARIAGDLGIARAGEQAVSGAELDALDEAGLRAVAASRSVYARVAPQNKLQIIDALQAQGNVVAMTGDGVNDAPALKSADIGIAMGIAGTEVTKEASKMILADDNFATIVSAVRQGRIIFENIEKFLRYLLSSNMGEVFTVFLGVVFAGALGLAGAPGEAVALPLLATQILWINLVTDSGPALAMGVDPEIDDVMARKPRRTSERIIGRRMWFGILSVGLVMGLASLLAIDIFLPGGLVEGDESLQVARTAGFTTLVFAQLFNAFNSRSETSSAFHRLFVNKWLWGAVALAVVLQVAVVEVPLLQRAFGTASMDAYQWGACVLLASAVLAFGELRKVSFRLRGARRLGRAAAV; translated from the coding sequence ATGACGAATACGCCTCGCCATGCGGCATTCCTTGACGCCCGCTCCTGGCATCTCCGCGATGCAGCGGAAGCCGTGGCCGCTTACGCCGTGGACCCCCTGACCGGACTGGACCCGGACGAGGCCGCCCGCCGGCTCCGGACCGACGGGCCCAACGAACTTGCGTCCGTGCCGCCGACGCCGTGGTGGCGAAGGATCCTGTCCCAGTTCCAGGACCCGCTGATCTACCTGTTGCTGGCCGCCATCGCCATTTCAGTCGTTGCCTGGGCAGTGGAAGGTGCCGAGGGCGTTCCGGTTGATGCTGTGGTGATCAGCGCCGTGGTCCTGTTCAATGCCGTGCTGGGCTTCGTCCAGGAAAACAAAGCCGAGACCGCCGTGGCGGCCCTGCAGGTCATGACCGCAGCCAACTCCACCGTCCTGCGCGGCGGCGAGCTGAAGATGGTGCCGTCTGCGGGCCTGGTCCGCGGCGACATCCTTGTCCTGGGCGAGGGCGACGCCGTGGGCGCGGATGCACGGCTGCTCACCGCCACCTCGCTTCGGGTCAGCGAGGCCTCACTCACCGGCGAAAGCGAACCGGTCTTCAAGGACCCGGGCACGCTGGCGGGGAACGTTCCGCTCGGTGACCGGTTGAACATGGTGTTCAAAGGAACAGCCGTCGCCCAGGGCGTGGGCAGGGCGGTGGTGACCGGAACGGCCATGGACACGGAAGTCGGAGCCATCGCCGGGATGCTTGAGCGGACCGTCGCCGAGCCCACGCCGCTGCAAAAGGAAATTTCAGGCGTGAGCCGGCTGCTGGGCACCACGGTGATCGTCATCGCCGTCGTCGTTATGGTCACAGTGGTGGCGGTTAACGGTGTCACGTCGATCAGCGATCTGGTGACCGTGCTGCTGCTTGGTGTCTCGCTGGCAGTGGCGGCTGTCCCGGAGGGGCTGCCGGCCATCCTTTCCGTGGTGCTGGCTTTGGGCGTGCAGCGCATGGCCCGGCGCAACGCCGTCGTCAAGCAGTTGCACTCGGTGGAAACACTCGGCTCCGCCACAGTGATCGCCTCGGATAAAACGGGGACGCTGACCCGGAACCAGATGACGGTAGGCCGGATCGTCACGGCCTCAGGGGAAATGGAACTCACGGGCGTCGGCTACCGGCCCGAAGGCCGGGCACGCCAGGCAGGCCGGGAGGACATCGACCCGGCGGTGCTCTTTGAAGCCGGCCTGGTGCTTGCCGGCGGAACCTTCGCGAACAACGCCCAGCTGACAGAGCACGACGGCGAGTGGGAGATCCAGGGGGACCCCACCGAGGCTGCCTTCCTCGTTGCCGCCCGCAAGCTCGAGGGCGTCACGGAGCGCGTGGGGGAGTATGAACGCCACGGCGAGGTGCCGTTCACCTCGGAGCGGAAGCTCATGTCCGCGGTGGCCCACCACAAGGAACTGGGCACCGTGTCCCTGGTCACCAAAGGTGCGCCCGACGTGCTGCTCGGGCGCTGCACGGGGCTGCAGGTGGGCGAAAGCGTTGTCCCGCTGGACGGTGTTCGCCGTGAACAGGCCCTTGCCGCGGTGGATGCCTTGTCCGCGCAGGCTTTCCGGACACTCGGCGTCGCCTACCGCCGGTACGGGGACGAGGACAGGCACGAACTCGAGGTGCTGGACGAGGCGGATGAGAGCACCCTGGTGTACCTCGGCGTGGTGGGCATCATCGACCCTCCGAGGGCGGAGGCCGCCGCCGCGGTGGCCGCTGCCCAGCACGCCGGAATCCGGGTGTTGATGATTACCGGCGACCACCCGCTCAGTGCGGCGCGGATTGCAGGCGACCTGGGGATTGCCAGGGCGGGGGAGCAGGCGGTTTCCGGCGCGGAACTCGATGCGCTGGACGAAGCGGGGCTGCGCGCCGTCGCCGCGTCCAGGTCGGTCTATGCCCGGGTGGCCCCGCAGAACAAGCTGCAGATCATCGATGCCCTCCAGGCGCAGGGCAACGTGGTGGCGATGACGGGCGACGGCGTCAATGACGCGCCGGCGCTGAAGTCCGCGGACATCGGCATCGCGATGGGCATCGCCGGGACCGAAGTGACCAAGGAAGCGTCCAAGATGATCCTGGCCGATGACAACTTCGCCACCATCGTCTCCGCTGTCCGCCAGGGCCGCATCATCTTCGAGAACATCGAAAAGTTCCTGCGCTACCTCCTGTCCTCCAACATGGGCGAGGTGTTCACCGTGTTCCTCGGCGTGGTTTTTGCCGGGGCCCTGGGCCTGGCCGGTGCCCCGGGCGAGGCAGTAGCGCTGCCCTTGCTCGCCACCCAGATCCTGTGGATCAACCTGGTGACGGATTCCGGTCCGGCGCTCGCCATGGGGGTGGACCCGGAAATCGACGACGTCATGGCGCGCAAGCCCCGCAGGACCAGCGAGCGGATCATCGGGCGCCGGATGTGGTTCGGGATCCTTTCGGTAGGCCTCGTGATGGGGCTCGCGTCCCTTCTCGCCATCGACATCTTCCTGCCGGGCGGGCTGGTGGAGGGCGACGAGTCCCTGCAGGTGGCGCGTACCGCCGGGTTCACCACCCTGGTGTTCGCGCAGCTGTTCAACGCGTTCAACTCCCGTTCCGAAACCTCCAGCGCGTTTCACCGCCTATTCGTCAACAAATGGCTGTGGGGTGCCGTGGCGCTCGCTGTGGTCCTGCAGGTCGCGGTGGTGGAAGTTCCGCTGCTGCAGCGGGCCTTCGGGACGGCGTCGATGGATGCCTACCAGTGGGGAGCATGTGTCCTCCTGGCATCGGCCGTCCTGGCTTTTGGCGAACTCCGCAAAGTGTCATTCAGGCTCCGGGGCGCGCGCCGGCTCGGGCGCGCGGCCGCGGTGTGA
- a CDS encoding MFS transporter codes for MEQLPPDRTGRHREALPGSPWSMVIRFGLVSLAVDAVSDGARPLAGPLLAQLGASALLVGLVTGGAEAAAQGLRLVFGPWADRTGKYWTFTLAGYALTALCIPLLAVTPALGAAGLVLASVLIIGDRVGKAVRSPAKTVLLADVAGPVGRGRGFAVHKTLDLAGAFSGPLIASAVIVATGALWPAFAVLAVPGAFAMALLFWMRRRIPEPHGPRAARDVLEAQGAADSSGPAATPRERLSAVFVLFAVSAFFWSAGLVAFGVIGFHLTTAVEVPVPAVPLVYAAAMTAAALGALASGYAYDRAGGAVLLVLPLLVTLVPVLAFSAGMGPVLAGVLVWGAATGIQDSTVKALVADLVVPGRQGTAYGIFAAFEGSGALAGGALYGALYGSPPALIAAVAALQGVALVLLIATLVRSHRGRAPEPARAPEPE; via the coding sequence GTGGAACAGCTCCCGCCCGACCGCACGGGCCGCCACCGCGAGGCACTTCCGGGCTCCCCGTGGAGCATGGTGATCAGGTTCGGTCTGGTCAGTCTGGCTGTCGATGCGGTGTCCGACGGCGCCCGCCCGCTCGCCGGCCCGCTCCTGGCCCAGTTGGGTGCCTCCGCCCTGCTGGTCGGGCTGGTCACCGGCGGCGCCGAAGCCGCAGCCCAGGGTCTCCGCCTGGTCTTTGGGCCGTGGGCGGACCGCACGGGAAAATACTGGACGTTCACACTGGCCGGCTATGCCCTGACAGCGCTGTGCATTCCCTTGCTAGCCGTGACGCCTGCCCTCGGTGCCGCCGGGCTGGTGCTGGCCTCCGTGCTCATCATCGGCGACCGCGTGGGCAAGGCCGTCAGAAGCCCCGCCAAGACCGTCCTGCTGGCCGACGTTGCCGGGCCCGTCGGGCGAGGACGCGGCTTCGCCGTGCACAAAACCCTTGACCTTGCCGGAGCGTTTTCGGGGCCGCTGATCGCCTCCGCCGTCATCGTGGCCACCGGAGCACTGTGGCCGGCCTTCGCGGTCCTGGCTGTTCCCGGCGCCTTTGCCATGGCCCTCCTCTTCTGGATGCGGCGCCGCATCCCCGAACCACACGGGCCGCGGGCCGCGCGTGACGTGCTGGAGGCGCAGGGAGCAGCGGACTCCAGCGGTCCTGCCGCCACGCCAAGGGAACGCCTCTCTGCGGTGTTCGTCCTTTTCGCCGTCTCCGCCTTCTTCTGGAGTGCCGGCCTGGTGGCCTTCGGAGTCATCGGATTCCATCTGACGACAGCGGTTGAAGTCCCCGTCCCGGCCGTCCCGCTCGTCTACGCAGCTGCCATGACGGCAGCGGCCCTTGGAGCACTCGCCAGCGGATATGCCTACGATCGCGCGGGAGGTGCTGTGCTTCTGGTCCTGCCACTACTGGTCACTTTGGTCCCGGTGCTGGCGTTCTCAGCGGGCATGGGACCGGTGCTGGCCGGGGTGCTGGTGTGGGGAGCAGCCACCGGCATCCAGGACTCCACGGTGAAGGCGCTGGTGGCCGATCTGGTGGTTCCGGGGAGGCAAGGGACCGCCTACGGTATCTTTGCCGCGTTCGAAGGATCCGGCGCACTCGCCGGCGGAGCCCTGTACGGGGCGCTCTACGGCTCCCCTCCAGCGCTCATTGCCGCCGTGGCGGCCCTGCAAGGCGTAGCCCTGGTGCTGCTGATTGCGACGCTGGTCCGGTCACACCGCGGCCGCGCGCCCGAGCCGGCGCGCGCCCCGGAGCCTGAATGA
- a CDS encoding three-helix bundle dimerization domain-containing protein: protein MGVIEELRALDHVVDRLAEKYPAVPRQHIEDLVEQEHRSLDTGRVRDYVPILVEHSVKDRLRR, encoded by the coding sequence ATGGGAGTCATCGAAGAATTGCGGGCGCTTGACCATGTAGTGGACCGGCTCGCCGAAAAGTACCCGGCGGTTCCGCGGCAACACATCGAAGACCTCGTCGAGCAGGAACACCGTTCCTTGGACACCGGCAGGGTCCGTGACTATGTTCCGATCCTGGTCGAACACTCCGTCAAGGACCGGCTAAGACGGTAG
- a CDS encoding phosphodiester glycosidase family protein: MISPHHRHRRAVITALAVSLPVAFLAPAGASTAAPTALELDRQTARSFQPSHLDLGAQDLPEMRNVTTLAPGLTRTTITRGAPNQDFFWTVEVAIPSTSPDAPTSALSTQAQAQMVADKLSAAGVPTKVEHVQSPELADAGGDLGYRVRAGRFGSKAEGSPTVEQIKATGYKASVIYTGWDGDAGSSEDDRGPWNLQVLTIDPKEFRGNLTSSFGPNLEDRETTSSLAAAAGALAATNGGYFVMDPAAGAPGDPSGAAVQDGKVLSEPVGDRPSLVIDKNRTSIQRLHWHGTVTAPGNAELPLDGLNRVPGLIRNCGGTDDTPTNLPLHDFTCTDADEILAFTPEFGPTTPSGQGLEVVLDAHGTVTAVNHTRGTAVPGGGQTLQAIGADADKLAALAVPGAKLSVDTDVLDEDGKELKAGATTDVVSGGPTLVQNGQLNVTAKRDGMVRNNDSNSFFYGWVHKRNPRTIAGVDAQGRTLLVTADGRQTTSLGLSIKESADVARSLGMVNAINLDGGGSTAMVQDGQVVNSPSDATGERPVGDALLVLPGRKP, from the coding sequence ATGATCAGTCCCCATCATCGTCACCGCCGTGCGGTTATCACCGCGCTTGCCGTGTCCCTCCCCGTTGCCTTCCTGGCACCAGCAGGCGCCTCCACCGCGGCACCCACGGCTCTGGAACTGGATCGGCAGACCGCCCGATCATTTCAGCCTTCCCACCTGGATCTGGGCGCGCAGGACCTGCCCGAGATGCGCAACGTGACCACTCTGGCCCCGGGCCTTACCCGGACCACAATCACCCGGGGTGCCCCTAACCAGGACTTCTTCTGGACCGTCGAAGTGGCAATCCCGTCGACGTCGCCCGATGCTCCCACGTCCGCGTTGTCCACCCAGGCGCAGGCGCAGATGGTTGCCGACAAGCTCAGTGCCGCCGGGGTTCCTACGAAGGTTGAGCACGTCCAGTCCCCCGAGCTGGCCGACGCTGGCGGGGACCTCGGCTACCGGGTGCGCGCGGGCCGGTTCGGGTCCAAAGCCGAGGGCTCCCCTACTGTCGAGCAGATCAAAGCCACGGGCTACAAGGCATCGGTGATATACACCGGTTGGGATGGCGACGCGGGCTCCAGCGAGGATGACCGTGGCCCCTGGAACCTGCAGGTGCTGACCATTGACCCGAAGGAATTTCGCGGAAACCTCACTTCCTCATTCGGCCCGAACCTCGAGGACCGCGAAACCACCAGCTCACTCGCCGCCGCCGCCGGCGCCCTCGCGGCAACAAACGGCGGCTACTTCGTCATGGACCCCGCCGCAGGCGCCCCGGGCGACCCCTCCGGAGCCGCGGTACAGGATGGAAAGGTCCTCAGCGAACCCGTCGGGGACCGGCCCTCCCTGGTCATCGATAAGAACCGCACCTCCATCCAGCGTCTGCACTGGCACGGCACGGTCACCGCGCCGGGCAACGCAGAACTCCCCCTGGACGGGCTCAACCGGGTGCCCGGGCTGATCCGCAACTGCGGCGGCACCGACGATACGCCGACGAACCTGCCGCTGCACGACTTCACCTGCACGGACGCGGACGAAATCCTCGCATTCACCCCCGAGTTCGGCCCCACGACCCCGTCCGGGCAGGGACTCGAGGTCGTCCTGGATGCCCATGGCACCGTCACAGCGGTCAACCACACCCGTGGCACTGCGGTACCGGGTGGCGGGCAGACGCTGCAGGCCATTGGAGCGGACGCGGACAAGCTCGCGGCCCTGGCTGTCCCGGGCGCCAAGCTGAGCGTCGACACTGATGTGCTCGACGAAGACGGCAAGGAACTGAAGGCCGGCGCCACCACTGACGTCGTAAGTGGCGGGCCAACCTTGGTCCAGAACGGCCAGCTGAACGTTACCGCCAAGCGCGACGGCATGGTCCGCAACAACGACAGCAATAGCTTCTTCTACGGCTGGGTCCACAAGCGCAACCCCCGCACAATCGCCGGAGTGGACGCCCAGGGCCGCACCCTATTGGTCACCGCCGACGGCCGGCAGACCACCAGCCTGGGACTGAGTATCAAGGAATCCGCCGATGTGGCCCGGTCCCTTGGGATGGTCAACGCCATCAACCTGGACGGAGGCGGATCCACCGCGATGGTTCAGGATGGACAGGTCGTGAACTCCCCGTCGGACGCTACTGGCGAACGACCGGTTGGCGACGCTCTTCTCGTACTCCCCGGCCGCAAGCCGTAG